A single genomic interval of Trichosurus vulpecula isolate mTriVul1 chromosome 6, mTriVul1.pri, whole genome shotgun sequence harbors:
- the LOC118853673 gene encoding interleukin-8-like yields MTSKLLGALLAIFLVSVALNEAAVLPQAVSELRCQCIKTHSTPFHPKLIKELRMIDSGPHCKNTEIMVTLQDNRELCLDPHAKWVQKVLQIFLKRAENKPQ; encoded by the exons ATGACTTCCAAGCTGCTGGGCGCCCTCCTGGCTATCTTCCTGGTTTCTGTAGCACTGAATGAAG CTGCTGTATTGCCTCAGGCCGTGTCAGAACTCCGGTGTCAATGCATCAAAACTCATTCCACACCTTTCCATCCCAAGCTCATTAAGGAGCTGAGAATGATTGACAGTGGACCACACTGCAAAAACACAGAAATCAT ggTCACTCTTCAGGACAATAGAGAGCTCTGCCTGGACCCTCATGCAAAGTGGGTGCAGAAAGTTCTTCAAATCTTTTTGAAGAG aGCTGAGAATAAGCCACAATAA